From the genome of Streptomyces sp. JH34:
CATGGACCTCGAGGACCGCGTCCGCCGCACTGCCGCCGGGCCCGGTCAGTGTGGTGACGGCCTTCAGCGGGCGGGCGCGGTCGAGGCGGAGGGTGTAACCGTCGGCGTCGCGGCTCGGCGTCCCCGCGTCGCGGTCCGTGCCGTTCCAGGCGTCCGCCTCCTCGACGACCCGGTCCAGGAACGGGTCCAGGACCCCCTTGCCCACCGTCGCCGTGCTCGCCGCGATCTTCTCGCGCAGCGGTTCGAGCGCCAGCTGCGCCTGCCAGGCGGCCGCCCCGTCGCCACGTTCCTGCGCCCGCAGCAGGTCGACGGCGAGCTCGCCCGCCCTGCCGTACCGGGCCAGCTGTCCGGTCCACGGCCGGACCTCGTCCTGGAGCCGGCCGTCCGCCGGGGCCTTCAGCCGGTCCGGTGCCTGCCGCATCACGCCGAAGGCGGCCCGCAGCTCACGCGCCGCCTTGTCGCGGGCGGTCCCGTCGGTCGCGTGCGCGGCCGGACGCGTCGCCCAGAACGCGGACAGCAGAGGCCGGAGGTACGCCGACTCGTCACCGCCCAGCAGCGAGGTGGCGCTGTTGCCCGCCAGCGCTTCCAGGGCCGCCCGCGCGGTGGCGTCGCCGCCCGCCAGGTCCGTGATCGCCGCCTGCCAGGACTCCTGCGGCCGGTACCCCTTCGGGTTCCAGGCGAAGTCGGCGGCCGTGAACAGCGGGATGCGGGACGCCGAGGGCTGCTCCATGGCATTGGAGAGCAGGGCCGCGGACCCTCCGGCCACGGCCGGATCCCGGCCGGTGTACGGGCCCAGGAAGATCCGGTCCTGGGCGTAGTCGTTCACCGGATAGTTGTCCATGGTGACCAGGGGGCGGCGGAAGGCCGCCCGGGCGCCCGCCAGCTCGCCCCCGGTGATCGTCTTCGGCACCACTCCGACGCCGGTCCAGGCCACCTGCACCCGTTCGTCCAGCTCGGCGGCGAGTGCGGTGCGGTAGTCGGTGGCGCCGTCCTGGTAGAACTCGGTCGGCATCACCGACAGCGGCTCCGCGTCCGGGTGCCGGTCCGCGAGGTGCCGGGCGACCGCGCTCGCGACCCGGGCCTGCGCCCTGGCAGCCGCTTCGGGCCCGCTGCCGAACGTCTCCGCGTCCTCGTCGCAGTGCCACTCGCTGTAGCTGACGTCCTGGAACTGCAGCTGGAAGGCCCGTACCCCCAGCGCCCACATCGCGTCGATCTTCCGGTTCAGCGCCCGCACGTCCGCGTCCGAGGTCATGCACATCGCCTGACCGGGAGAGACCGCCCAGCCCAGGGTCACGTGCTCGGCCCGCGCCCTCCTGGCCAGCGCGCGGAAGTCGGCACGCTCGCCGGCCGGGTAGGGCTCGCGCCAGCGGGCCTGCCGGTAGGGGTCGTCGCCGGCCGCGTATAGATAGCGGTTCTGCTTCGTGCGCCCCATGAAGCCGAGCTGCGCGAGCCGCTCCTCACGGGTCCACGGCTGCCCGTAGAAGCCCTCGGCCGTACCGCGTACGGCGGTACCCGGCCAGTCGCGGACGACGGCCCCGGCGACGGTGCCGTCCTTCACGAGCTGGCGCAGGGTCTGGACGCCGTGGAACAGGCCGTCATCGCCGACGCCGTCCAGAGCGACCGTGGGGCGGCCGTCGTCCTCACCCACGGCGAGGCGGTAGCCCCCGGACGGAAGGTCGGCGCGTTCGGGCGCGCGCAGGGCCCGCAGGGCGCGGCCGGCGTCCGTGCCGCCGAGCAGGAGCACCGGCCCCCCGCCGGGCAGGGCGTCGTGCACCGTGCGTACGCCGGCGTCGCGCAGGAGTGTCCTGAGCGCCTCCACCGCGTACGGATCGGCGTCCGCGTCGGCGAGGAGGGTGACCTCGGTCCCCAGGGTGACCGCCCGCCCGGACGCCTCCACGGACTGCGGACGGGGCCAGACCGCGGGCAGCCGGGTGTCCTCCGTACGGTCCGCGGCGGTCGCGGAGGGGGTGACGGGGGCCGCGACGGCGGCCGGTGCGAACGGGCCGAGCAGCCCGCCGATCACGGCGACGGCGACGGCCGTCGCGTGCCTCCTGCGCCCGAGCTGCACGCCCCACCCCTTCGTCCTGGCACGGGGCCCGCGTCCGGACCGGGCCCGGTCCGAGCGGGGGACCGCTGCCCCGGCAATGACGTCCGAGCCCACCACCCGGACGCGGGGGTGTCAATGCACGTGACCGTTTGGACCCATATGCCCTAGGTGCTGCCGGGTGTGACGCGTGGGTGTTCGGGGAAGTGCTGTCGAGTGGCTGAAAACCACCCATACCCGACGAGTGCGGGAACGGGGTGTGACCCACGGCACGTTGAGCTCGTTAGTCATAACGCCTGTGTCACGTCCACGCCTGTACCCGCTCCCGCTGGGTAGGCCTGCTGTGTCCTGTTGTCCACGGCCAGGAGGCCAACGTGCCCGCATCCGCGCAGCTTCTGCTCTCCGCCCTCTCCAAACAGGTACCGAGCCCCATGGATCCCGATCC
Proteins encoded in this window:
- a CDS encoding beta-N-acetylglucosaminidase domain-containing protein — its product is MQLGRRRHATAVAVAVIGGLLGPFAPAAVAAPVTPSATAADRTEDTRLPAVWPRPQSVEASGRAVTLGTEVTLLADADADPYAVEALRTLLRDAGVRTVHDALPGGGPVLLLGGTDAGRALRALRAPERADLPSGGYRLAVGEDDGRPTVALDGVGDDGLFHGVQTLRQLVKDGTVAGAVVRDWPGTAVRGTAEGFYGQPWTREERLAQLGFMGRTKQNRYLYAAGDDPYRQARWREPYPAGERADFRALARRARAEHVTLGWAVSPGQAMCMTSDADVRALNRKIDAMWALGVRAFQLQFQDVSYSEWHCDEDAETFGSGPEAAARAQARVASAVARHLADRHPDAEPLSVMPTEFYQDGATDYRTALAAELDERVQVAWTGVGVVPKTITGGELAGARAAFRRPLVTMDNYPVNDYAQDRIFLGPYTGRDPAVAGGSAALLSNAMEQPSASRIPLFTAADFAWNPKGYRPQESWQAAITDLAGGDATARAALEALAGNSATSLLGGDESAYLRPLLSAFWATRPAAHATDGTARDKAARELRAAFGVMRQAPDRLKAPADGRLQDEVRPWTGQLARYGRAGELAVDLLRAQERGDGAAAWQAQLALEPLREKIAASTATVGKGVLDPFLDRVVEEADAWNGTDRDAGTPSRDADGYTLRLDRARPLKAVTTLTGPGGSAADAVLEVHVPGEGWRGLGRLSAAGWTQTAVEGLRADALRVTVPSARPVLVGPPAPGVTGTRRPSDEGPEVRALVPWFGDEPAARLALVRDRTDAVIGGGTQRVEARLAGGRPGEVKGKVTARAPEGIDVKVPKQATVTGGSRTDVPVDVTVPAGTPAGEYEVPLRFGDEESTLTVRAFPPTAGPDLMRTATAASSGDETPDFPASAASDGDPETRWSSPVEDGAWWQAELPAPVRLGQVVLRWQDAYASRYRVQVSPDGRTWRTAATVRDGGGGRESVRMDAKDTRFIRIQGDGRATEYGYSLWSVEAYAVTAEGEDAP